The Simkania negevensis Z genome has a window encoding:
- a CDS encoding DNA/RNA non-specific endonuclease — MKNFFRLYKLLCLALIVFIAGCQKNSTPTCNNSKNSVLITRDLYSLCFNTELKQPGWVLQVINANSFPSPPDVVLQEYHPDPKIPLREQASVADYSDNQWVIGNFLFPFDPEEKLFSDENFSDMFLFSVTSPQDHGFHQGYWKILRGRVEKFAKAKDIGFVGYNVAVLSGPLFLKAPSERAFMGNNHVPVPTHFFQVIFPTANPEDIEVYVVPNENIEISKPLNDFKVSLQEFEKLSSIKDAKGVVGRLIRPAXFL, encoded by the coding sequence ATGAAGAATTTTTTTCGACTTTATAAATTACTATGCTTGGCACTAATCGTGTTTATAGCGGGATGTCAGAAGAACTCTACACCAACATGTAATAACTCTAAAAACTCTGTCTTGATAACTAGAGACCTATATAGTCTTTGTTTCAATACTGAATTGAAACAGCCTGGATGGGTTTTACAGGTAATAAATGCAAATTCTTTTCCTTCACCTCCAGATGTAGTGCTTCAGGAGTATCATCCAGACCCCAAGATTCCTCTTAGAGAGCAAGCTTCGGTAGCGGACTACAGTGATAACCAATGGGTTATAGGGAACTTTTTATTTCCATTTGACCCCGAGGAAAAGCTCTTTTCAGATGAAAATTTTTCAGATATGTTTCTTTTTTCTGTTACGAGCCCCCAAGACCATGGTTTTCATCAGGGATATTGGAAAATTCTTCGTGGACGTGTTGAAAAGTTTGCTAAGGCAAAAGATATTGGATTTGTGGGTTACAATGTCGCAGTTTTATCAGGCCCTCTTTTTTTGAAAGCGCCGTCTGAGAGAGCGTTTATGGGGAATAATCATGTTCCAGTTCCAACACATTTTTTTCAGGTTATCTTTCCTACAGCAAATCCTGAAGACATTGAAGTTTATGTTGTTCCAAATGAAAACATTGAAATATCTAAGCCTTTGAATGATTTTAAGGTTTCTCTTCAGGAGTTTGAAAAGCTATCGAGTATTAAAGATGCGAAAGGGGTTGTAGGACGACTAATCCGTCCAGCGCMTTTTTTGTGA
- a CDS encoding ankyrin repeat domain-containing protein: MKKHSDFEELIDLVSLGSIESIEKYSSKINLSRVRIGEFGLSLLHFAAWNNRPEICKYLIKKGVDPEASEKFSGKTALHFAAYLGNIEVVIALIESGAEGLITNKSVDCLACHPIHYAAMIGNKEMIDFFLNLPNFNRRERACSIASQSCLGNILDIFIRKRNYELLDYYSPIGGVSAIETNPRLYSDLYIGYRNEYQWSSIHYAAVMGDLQSLEILLKHFPNPTCLQEEYRKHYFFSPGEVAIAEGHIQVAKLLNYDVDVTSYRDSLKIYALRKDEPEYMLRLANAIIERDKGAINDFLDKYGVDILSKKSFKTDNTQYYEKVKFNAFSIACRCFALSFLSHINEKNIEVSALEFTKDGGRDIVEIPFFNWALMDVNPFGEGFFGKISKSLSLSNVS; this comes from the coding sequence ATGAAAAAACATAGTGATTTTGAAGAGTTAATTGATTTAGTTTCGCTTGGTTCAATAGAATCCATTGAAAAGTATTCGTCTAAGATTAATCTCTCAAGAGTTAGGATAGGGGAGTTTGGCTTATCACTATTACATTTTGCTGCTTGGAATAATCGTCCAGAAATCTGCAAATATTTAATCAAAAAGGGGGTAGATCCAGAAGCATCTGAAAAATTCTCGGGAAAGACCGCTCTTCATTTTGCTGCTTATTTGGGAAATATTGAAGTTGTTATCGCTTTGATTGAAAGTGGTGCTGAGGGACTTATCACAAACAAGTCAGTAGACTGTTTGGCTTGTCATCCGATTCATTATGCAGCAATGATTGGAAACAAGGAAATGATAGATTTTTTTCTGAATCTTCCAAATTTCAATCGGAGAGAAAGAGCCTGTTCTATTGCAAGTCAGTCTTGTCTTGGAAACATCCTGGATATTTTTATTCGGAAGAGAAACTATGAATTGCTAGATTATTATTCTCCGATTGGAGGAGTGAGTGCAATTGAAACTAATCCTAGGCTATATTCGGATCTTTATATAGGTTATCGTAATGAGTATCAATGGTCATCTATTCATTATGCGGCTGTAATGGGAGACTTACAATCTCTCGAGATTCTTCTGAAACATTTTCCAAACCCCACTTGTCTACAAGAAGAATACCGGAAACACTATTTTTTTTCACCTGGAGAGGTTGCTATTGCTGAGGGCCACATTCAAGTTGCTAAACTTTTGAATTATGATGTAGATGTAACTTCTTATCGAGACAGTTTGAAAATTTATGCTCTACGGAAAGATGAACCTGAATATATGCTTCGTTTAGCTAATGCGATTATCGAGAGGGATAAGGGTGCAATAAACGATTTCCTAGATAAATACGGGGTAGATATTTTAAGTAAAAAATCTTTCAAGACGGACAACACGCAGTATTATGAGAAAGTGAAATTTAATGCTTTCTCCATTGCTTGTAGATGTTTTGCGTTGTCCTTTCTCAGTCATATTAATGAGAAAAACATTGAGGTCTCCGCTTTAGAATTTACGAAAGATGGGGGAAGAGACATTGTTGAGATACCATTTTTTAATTGGGCTTTGATGGATGTTAATCCCTTTGGAGAAGGGTTTTTTGGGAAGATTTCCAAATCTCTTTCTTTGTCAAATGTCTCATAA
- a CDS encoding helix-turn-helix domain-containing protein: MELKEYLESNGIKHKYFAEKVGISPQSLSDLVNKKTAPRQKTAQKIVELTKGEVTFEDLFKEKE; encoded by the coding sequence ATGGAGTTAAAAGAATACTTAGAATCAAATGGTATTAAGCACAAATACTTTGCAGAAAAAGTTGGGATTTCACCCCAATCACTGAGTGATCTTGTTAATAAAAAAACCGCTCCCAGACAAAAAACTGCTCAAAAAATAGTCGAGCTTACTAAGGGTGAAGTGACTTTTGAGGACCTGTTTAAGGAGAAAGAGTGA
- a CDS encoding Nif11-like leader peptide family natural product precursor, which produces MHVPFYNKVKKLQAKLRDCKSREEVTQLARAFDVDLLIEYTTNSFCSFTENLRNGLGSGSLSLSVKVKISDGNIAAIGRLAAGFYIYGNDVSKEDIEREHVKSIIHALQCVHFEVGGV; this is translated from the coding sequence ATGCACGTCCCATTTTACAACAAAGTGAAAAAGCTACAAGCAAAACTCCGAGATTGCAAGAGCCGGGAAGAAGTAACACAGCTTGCGCGAGCTTTTGACGTTGACCTTTTAATTGAATATACCACGAATTCTTTTTGCTCGTTTACAGAAAATTTAAGAAATGGCTTGGGCAGTGGTTCGCTTAGCCTTTCTGTTAAAGTAAAAATCTCTGATGGCAACATTGCAGCTATTGGAAGGTTGGCGGCAGGATTTTACATTTATGGAAATGATGTGTCGAAAGAAGATATTGAAAGAGAACATGTTAAGTCGATTATTCATGCTCTTCAATGCGTACATTTCGAAGTGGGGGGTGTTTAA
- the bet gene encoding phage recombination protein Bet, whose amino-acid sequence MTVQLVQPRNSDEYDFDQTKLDLIKRTICKGATNDELQLFIHACKRTGLDPFMRQIFAVKRWDSSTKKEIMTIQTGIDGYRLIADRTGKYAPGKDTEFGYDNKGNIRWAKAYIKKMTPDGQWHEISAIAFWEEYVQTTREGKSTLFWLKKSHIMLSKCTEALALRKTFPAERSGIYTKEEMAQEFSPLEEHLVERIAASRNDQGRS is encoded by the coding sequence ATGACTGTTCAACTCGTTCAGCCCAGAAATTCTGATGAATATGATTTTGATCAAACGAAACTTGATCTGATTAAAAGAACTATTTGCAAAGGGGCAACAAACGATGAGCTTCAACTCTTTATTCATGCTTGCAAAAGAACTGGACTTGACCCTTTTATGCGTCAAATTTTTGCAGTGAAGAGATGGGACTCTTCAACAAAGAAAGAGATAATGACCATTCAGACAGGAATTGATGGTTACCGCCTTATTGCTGACCGAACAGGAAAGTATGCACCTGGGAAGGATACTGAATTTGGCTATGATAATAAAGGGAATATCCGCTGGGCTAAGGCCTATATTAAAAAGATGACCCCAGATGGGCAATGGCATGAAATCAGTGCCATAGCTTTTTGGGAAGAATATGTTCAAACGACTAGAGAAGGAAAATCCACCCTTTTTTGGCTCAAAAAAAGCCATATCATGCTTAGTAAATGCACTGAGGCTTTAGCCCTTCGTAAAACATTTCCAGCGGAACGTTCAGGAATCTACACGAAAGAAGAAATGGCTCAAGAATTCTCTCCTCTAGAAGAGCATTTAGTAGAGAGGATTGCAGCTTCAAGAAATGATCAAGGGAGATCCTGA
- a CDS encoding GIY-YIG nuclease family protein, with product MKIFRFLLLLCLPAFLLSPIPSYTFESKAYHHETGEKLFIPRDENGLINPWGYFSPRSILTYLDGYVDHVFGFIDLLTDVDFLESLCHEEAQRLIDFAIFIVRFSIPKSRPDLAEKYEQEIEELLDLLYEDVDDEEEYQLSSNHDLHWECLPAVCYEKPEFLLCKKKKDKGWFERKWHHPPSYSSNPNDPIFPHEGSQDSEQDLSMDLPEFGLDYEELLEEVERVKEEVLEATINEPFDDSHTSVKEYARNLVSELAHEIIDDLSEMTKSVGVVGGLVGQFVDENYQESLQETYFHLHETIDRGLGTDIGYLYTQQGKEEAAYLKEKLGVDILKETDQELASAGLIPPGGALAAGVRAVTKGKGAGPIAAAAAGTAIVGSTLNPVVPQSVEQPITVYRAFNEVTGEVSYVGITNDFARRFGEHLREKGILIREMDQLPPLSRQDARAVEQTLIEFYQL from the coding sequence GTGAAAATTTTTCGTTTCCTCTTGCTTCTCTGCCTGCCAGCTTTTCTCTTAAGCCCTATTCCTTCCTACACCTTTGAATCCAAAGCCTACCACCATGAAACAGGAGAGAAGCTATTCATTCCTCGAGATGAGAATGGATTAATCAATCCATGGGGCTATTTTAGTCCACGAAGTATCTTGACCTATCTTGATGGCTATGTGGATCATGTTTTTGGCTTCATTGATCTTCTAACAGACGTTGATTTCCTCGAAAGCCTTTGTCATGAAGAAGCTCAGCGTCTGATAGATTTTGCGATTTTTATCGTTCGATTTAGCATTCCCAAGAGTCGACCAGATTTAGCTGAAAAGTACGAGCAAGAAATCGAAGAATTACTCGATCTATTGTACGAAGATGTAGATGACGAGGAAGAGTACCAGCTATCATCAAATCATGACTTGCATTGGGAATGTCTCCCAGCTGTTTGCTACGAAAAACCAGAATTCCTCTTATGCAAGAAAAAAAAGGACAAAGGCTGGTTTGAACGAAAATGGCACCATCCTCCCTCATATTCATCAAATCCAAATGATCCGATATTTCCTCACGAGGGATCTCAAGATTCAGAGCAAGATCTTAGTATGGATCTGCCAGAGTTTGGTTTAGACTATGAAGAGTTGCTTGAAGAAGTAGAACGTGTCAAAGAGGAAGTCCTGGAAGCAACCATCAATGAGCCTTTTGATGATAGTCATACCAGTGTCAAGGAATATGCAAGAAATCTTGTGTCAGAGTTGGCTCACGAAATCATTGACGATCTCTCTGAGATGACAAAATCAGTTGGTGTGGTTGGAGGACTAGTTGGCCAATTTGTAGATGAAAATTATCAAGAATCTCTTCAAGAGACCTATTTTCACCTTCATGAAACCATAGACAGAGGATTAGGGACCGATATAGGTTATCTGTATACGCAGCAGGGAAAGGAAGAAGCTGCTTATCTCAAAGAGAAGCTTGGCGTAGATATTTTAAAAGAAACAGATCAAGAACTAGCTTCTGCTGGGCTGATTCCTCCAGGAGGAGCATTGGCAGCCGGCGTAAGAGCTGTAACCAAGGGGAAGGGAGCAGGTCCTATTGCAGCGGCAGCAGCAGGAACTGCAATTGTTGGTTCAACACTTAACCCTGTAGTGCCCCAGTCTGTTGAACAGCCGATAACGGTGTATAGGGCTTTTAATGAGGTGACCGGGGAAGTTAGTTATGTTGGGATTACAAATGATTTTGCAAGACGTTTTGGAGAGCATCTAAGAGAAAAGGGCATTCTAATACGTGAAATGGATCAATTACCTCCATTATCTAGGCAAGATGCACGTGCTGTTGAACAAACGCTGATAGAGTTTTATCAACTATAA
- a CDS encoding DUF2251 domain-containing protein: MSRGEFYVGKILLTSAVGDQPYYSVFEDDGETGYFYACDERNSEDPILDALHIYNVCGVKDKDKPSLFEIMWKDTRTGLFINGHCHAIFDFAKMEGQCRTNFPPSKCRKVWKPSAC; this comes from the coding sequence TTGAGCAGAGGTGAATTTTACGTAGGAAAGATCCTTTTAACTAGTGCCGTTGGAGACCAGCCTTACTATTCTGTTTTTGAGGATGATGGGGAAACTGGCTATTTTTATGCTTGTGATGAGAGAAACTCTGAAGACCCCATATTAGATGCTCTTCATATTTATAATGTCTGTGGGGTTAAGGATAAAGATAAGCCCTCATTATTCGAGATTATGTGGAAAGACACTAGGACAGGTTTGTTCATCAACGGTCATTGTCATGCGATTTTTGATTTTGCTAAAATGGAAGGCCAATGCAGAACTAATTTTCCTCCATCAAAATGCAGGAAAGTGTGGAAACCGAGCGCATGCTGA